A stretch of Bradyrhizobium sp. CCBAU 53338 DNA encodes these proteins:
- a CDS encoding DMT family transporter codes for MQSTSSSHAVAAGSSSPAANTATGARNWRDYALLVALACCWSSTYPLAKLALPTIPPITFISVRSLIAAAFLFAILWMRDVKVPTDAKAWKLFATQQLINSTFPFLVITWSQQYVPASNTVVLASTTPIFAFLITSLITRHEPATLLKLVGAILGLAGTIAIIGLDALHGFGSDIIAEIAILLATISFACATIFGLRLSDYDPMVVAAGSLLFGGLVLLPPSLIIDQPWTLHPTFQAIVATVVMGIVSSALGLMLFYMCLGRLGTLTTNAQGYLRIPIGVALSVLLLGESVPSNLALGLLLVMAGVAAMTVPAERLKRLTLPGRDAR; via the coding sequence GTGCAGAGCACATCGTCAAGCCACGCAGTGGCCGCCGGATCGTCGTCACCAGCAGCCAACACCGCCACCGGCGCGCGCAACTGGCGCGACTACGCGCTGCTGGTGGCGCTCGCCTGCTGCTGGAGCTCGACCTACCCGCTGGCCAAGCTCGCGCTTCCCACGATACCGCCCATCACCTTCATCTCGGTGCGCTCGCTGATCGCGGCCGCCTTCCTGTTCGCGATCCTCTGGATGCGCGACGTCAAGGTCCCGACCGACGCGAAAGCCTGGAAGCTGTTCGCGACCCAGCAGCTCATCAACTCGACATTTCCGTTTCTGGTCATCACCTGGTCGCAGCAATACGTGCCGGCGTCCAACACCGTGGTGTTGGCCTCGACCACGCCGATCTTCGCCTTCCTGATCACCTCGCTGATCACGCGGCACGAGCCGGCGACGCTGCTCAAGCTCGTGGGCGCGATCCTCGGTCTTGCCGGCACCATCGCCATCATCGGCCTGGATGCGCTGCACGGCTTCGGCAGCGACATCATCGCGGAGATCGCGATCCTGCTCGCCACCATCTCCTTTGCCTGCGCCACGATCTTCGGCCTCAGGCTCTCCGATTACGACCCGATGGTGGTCGCGGCCGGCTCGCTGCTGTTCGGCGGTCTCGTGTTGCTGCCGCCCTCGCTGATCATCGACCAGCCCTGGACGCTGCATCCGACGTTCCAGGCGATCGTTGCCACCGTCGTGATGGGCATCGTCTCCAGCGCGCTCGGTCTGATGCTGTTCTACATGTGCCTCGGCCGGCTCGGCACGTTGACCACGAATGCGCAAGGGTACTTGCGCATCCCGATCGGCGTCGCGCTGTCGGTGCTGCTGCTCGGCGAAAGCGTGCCGTCGAACTTGGCGCTGGGCCTGCTGCTGGTCATGGCGGGCGTTGCCGCCATGACGGTGCCGGCAGAGCGGCTGAAGCGGCTTACGCTGCCCGGTCGAGATGCGCGGTGA
- a CDS encoding PaaI family thioesterase, with product MHELTKVPSTRRPDLHVATEGEFTGWRTWIRDSFESHIGPFWHKIEDDGSVRCAFRVEKKHLNGAKNVHGGCFMAFADYCLFAIATHELDGPAVTTNFACDFLDAAREGELVECTGDVSRAGGSLIFLRGKLTSAGRPLFTFSGTIKRVRRKPALQANA from the coding sequence TTGCACGAATTGACCAAAGTCCCCTCCACCCGCCGCCCCGACCTACATGTCGCCACCGAGGGCGAGTTCACGGGCTGGCGGACCTGGATTCGCGACAGCTTTGAGAGCCATATCGGCCCGTTCTGGCACAAGATCGAGGACGACGGCAGCGTCCGCTGCGCCTTCCGGGTCGAGAAAAAGCACCTCAACGGCGCCAAAAACGTCCATGGCGGCTGCTTCATGGCCTTCGCCGATTATTGCCTGTTCGCGATCGCTACCCACGAGCTGGACGGCCCGGCCGTGACCACCAATTTCGCCTGCGATTTCCTCGACGCGGCACGTGAGGGCGAACTGGTCGAATGCACCGGCGACGTCTCGCGCGCCGGAGGCTCGCTGATCTTCCTGCGCGGCAAGCTCACCTCGGCCGGCCGGCCGCTGTTCACGTTCTCCGGGACGATCAAGCGGGTGAGGCGGAAGCCGGCACTGCAGGCAAACGCATAG
- the purL gene encoding phosphoribosylformylglycinamidine synthase subunit PurL: MKNEPKITPELVAAHGLKPDEYERILKLIGREPTFTELGIFSAMWNEHCSYKSSRIHLKGLPTKAPWVIQGPGENAGVIDIGGGQAVVFKMESHNHPSYIEPYQGATTGVGGILRDVFTMGARPIACLNALSFGAPEHAKTRHLVSGVVAGVGGYGNSFGVPTVGGQVRFHTRYDGNILVNAMAVGLADADKIFYAAASGVNMPIVYLGSKTGRDGIHGASMASAEFDDKSEEKRPTVQVGDPFAEKLLLEACLEIMEKGCVIAIQDMGAAGLTCSAVEMGAKGDLGVDLDLDAVPTREMGMSAYEMMLSESQERMLMVLKPEKEQEAEAIFRKWGLDFAVVGHTTPSKRFVVKHGGDVMADLPIKELGDEAPLYDRPHVPSAALPIVHAREVPAPMALGAALERLIGTPDMCSKRWVWEQYDHVILGNTMQRPGGDAAVVRVQDGPKGLALTVDVTPRYCEADPFEGGKQAVAEAWRNITAVGGKPLAITDNLNFGNPERPEIMGQFVGCLKGISEACRSLDFPVVSGNVSLYNETNGRAILPTPSIGGVGLLDDFTKSASLAFKAEGEAILLVGETHGWLGQSVYLRDICGREEGAPPPVDLAAEKRNGDCVRGMIHAGTATAVHDLSDGGLLIALAEMAMASGIGARLLAAPTSLVAQAYWFGEDQARYLVTVPEAEAGRVLAKMRGCEVPCVRIGTTGGDAVVIAGEAPVSIDALRTSHERWLPEYMGGKAA, from the coding sequence ATGAAGAACGAACCTAAGATCACCCCCGAACTGGTTGCCGCCCACGGGCTCAAGCCCGACGAATACGAGCGCATCCTGAAGCTGATCGGGCGGGAGCCGACCTTCACCGAGCTCGGCATCTTCTCGGCAATGTGGAACGAGCACTGCTCGTACAAATCCTCGCGCATCCATCTGAAGGGCTTGCCGACCAAGGCGCCCTGGGTGATCCAGGGCCCCGGCGAGAATGCCGGCGTGATCGACATCGGCGGCGGCCAGGCCGTGGTCTTCAAGATGGAGAGCCACAACCACCCGAGCTATATCGAGCCCTACCAGGGCGCGACGACAGGCGTCGGCGGCATCCTGCGCGACGTCTTCACCATGGGCGCGCGCCCCATTGCCTGCCTCAACGCCCTGAGCTTCGGCGCGCCCGAGCATGCCAAAACGAGACATCTCGTCTCCGGCGTCGTCGCGGGCGTCGGCGGCTACGGCAACTCCTTCGGCGTGCCGACGGTCGGCGGCCAGGTGCGCTTCCACACCCGCTATGACGGCAACATCCTCGTCAACGCGATGGCGGTGGGCCTCGCCGATGCCGACAAGATCTTCTATGCCGCCGCCTCCGGCGTGAACATGCCGATCGTTTACCTCGGCTCCAAGACCGGCCGCGACGGCATCCACGGCGCCTCGATGGCGTCGGCCGAGTTCGACGACAAGTCCGAGGAGAAGCGCCCGACCGTGCAGGTCGGCGATCCTTTCGCCGAGAAGCTGCTGCTCGAGGCCTGCCTCGAGATCATGGAGAAGGGCTGCGTCATCGCGATCCAGGACATGGGGGCGGCGGGGCTCACGTGTTCGGCGGTCGAGATGGGCGCCAAGGGCGATCTCGGCGTCGACCTCGATCTCGACGCCGTGCCGACCCGCGAGATGGGCATGAGCGCCTATGAGATGATGCTCTCGGAAAGCCAGGAGCGCATGCTCATGGTGCTCAAGCCCGAGAAGGAACAGGAAGCCGAGGCGATCTTCAGGAAGTGGGGCCTCGACTTTGCGGTCGTCGGCCACACCACGCCGAGCAAGCGGTTCGTGGTCAAGCATGGCGGCGACGTCATGGCCGATCTGCCGATCAAGGAGCTCGGCGACGAGGCGCCGCTCTATGACCGCCCGCATGTTCCCTCCGCCGCGCTGCCGATCGTGCATGCGCGCGAGGTGCCGGCGCCGATGGCGCTGGGTGCCGCGCTGGAGAGGCTGATCGGCACGCCCGACATGTGCTCCAAGCGCTGGGTCTGGGAGCAGTACGACCACGTCATCCTCGGCAACACCATGCAGCGCCCCGGCGGCGATGCCGCCGTCGTGCGCGTGCAGGACGGGCCGAAGGGACTGGCGCTCACCGTCGACGTGACGCCGCGCTATTGCGAGGCCGATCCGTTCGAAGGCGGCAAGCAGGCCGTGGCGGAAGCCTGGCGCAACATCACCGCGGTCGGCGGCAAGCCGCTCGCGATCACCGACAATCTCAACTTCGGCAATCCTGAGCGGCCCGAGATCATGGGCCAGTTCGTCGGCTGCCTGAAGGGTATTTCGGAAGCCTGCCGCTCGCTCGACTTCCCGGTCGTCTCCGGCAACGTCTCGCTCTACAACGAGACCAACGGCCGCGCGATCCTTCCCACACCCTCGATCGGCGGTGTCGGACTGCTCGACGATTTCACCAAGTCCGCCTCGCTCGCCTTCAAGGCGGAGGGCGAAGCGATCCTCTTGGTCGGCGAAACGCATGGCTGGCTCGGCCAGTCCGTCTATCTTCGCGACATCTGCGGTCGCGAGGAGGGCGCGCCGCCGCCGGTCGATCTCGCCGCCGAGAAGCGCAACGGCGATTGCGTGCGCGGCATGATTCATGCGGGCACTGCGACCGCGGTGCACGACCTCTCGGACGGTGGCCTCCTGATCGCGCTTGCCGAGATGGCGATGGCGAGCGGCATCGGCGCGAGGCTGCTCGCGGCGCCGACATCGCTGGTCGCGCAGGCCTATTGGTTCGGCGAGGACCAGGCGCGCTATCTCGTCACCGTGCCGGAAGCCGAAGCCGGACGCGTGCTCGCCAAGATGCGCGGCTGCGAGGTGCCATGCGTGCGGATCGGTACCACCGGCGGCGATGCGGTCGTGATCGCGGGCGAGGCGCCCGTGTCGATCGATGCTCTGCGGACCTCGCACGAGCGCTGGCTGCCGGAGTATATGGGCGGGAAGGCGGCGTAA
- a CDS encoding acyltransferase encodes MSTISQSATIGAEAHAAPKSKTRNMSLDRARTFLTLVVLLHHAVIPYTYFGHTDPKSFFGFDMLVLATDSFFMAMFFFLSGLFAWSGIARKGARSYLVDRLLRLGLPFVICAFTIIPLAYYAISLRQNPEIGFSEYWWNMVTKGPWPSGPIWFLWVLLVFDVIACILHRLSPNLLDPINRLSLHGRRRPAEFFAVMLAVTAAFYVPGLMYFGPSNWFEFGPFSVQHGRVMLYASYFFFGAGIGVANIDRGLLAADGRMARVSWDWMVLTIVPYCLLWVLIFIKREILGNPSPLPNWYEGLYAVCFAVFSVAIMFLILAFFQRFKQSGSARLLDPMQADAYGMFLVHYPIALWLQYWLFDYELPALVKVTIGFLLTVAFSWALTRALRQIPGATKIL; translated from the coding sequence ATGAGTACGATCTCACAATCAGCGACGATTGGCGCCGAAGCGCATGCTGCGCCGAAAAGCAAGACGCGCAACATGTCGCTCGATCGCGCCCGGACCTTCCTGACGCTGGTGGTACTGCTGCACCATGCCGTCATCCCCTATACCTATTTCGGTCACACCGACCCGAAGTCCTTCTTCGGCTTCGACATGCTCGTGCTCGCCACCGACAGCTTCTTCATGGCGATGTTCTTCTTCCTGTCGGGCTTGTTTGCGTGGTCAGGCATCGCCCGCAAGGGAGCGCGGAGCTATTTGGTCGATCGCCTGCTGCGGCTTGGACTGCCGTTCGTGATCTGCGCATTCACGATCATTCCCCTCGCCTATTACGCCATCTCGCTCCGGCAAAACCCCGAGATCGGCTTCTCGGAATACTGGTGGAATATGGTCACGAAGGGCCCGTGGCCGAGCGGGCCGATCTGGTTTCTCTGGGTCCTGCTCGTCTTCGACGTGATTGCCTGCATCCTGCACCGGCTGTCGCCCAACCTGCTCGATCCGATCAATCGCCTCTCGCTGCACGGTCGCCGCCGGCCCGCGGAGTTCTTCGCGGTCATGCTTGCCGTCACCGCAGCGTTCTATGTTCCCGGGCTGATGTATTTCGGGCCAAGCAACTGGTTCGAGTTCGGGCCGTTCTCGGTGCAGCACGGGCGCGTGATGCTCTATGCGAGCTACTTCTTTTTCGGAGCCGGCATCGGCGTCGCGAATATCGACCGCGGACTGCTCGCGGCTGACGGCCGCATGGCGAGGGTCAGCTGGGACTGGATGGTCCTGACGATCGTTCCGTATTGCCTGCTCTGGGTGCTGATCTTCATCAAGCGCGAGATACTGGGAAACCCGTCGCCGCTGCCGAACTGGTATGAGGGGCTCTATGCCGTCTGCTTCGCTGTCTTCAGCGTGGCCATCATGTTTCTGATCCTGGCCTTCTTCCAGCGGTTCAAGCAATCGGGCTCGGCCAGGCTGCTCGATCCGATGCAGGCGGACGCCTATGGCATGTTTCTGGTGCACTACCCGATCGCGCTTTGGCTGCAATACTGGCTGTTCGACTATGAGCTGCCAGCGCTCGTCAAGGTGACGATTGGATTCCTGCTGACAGTCGCGTTCAGCTGGGCGCTGACGCGCGCTCTGCGCCAGATCCCCGGGGCAACGAAGATACTGTGA
- a CDS encoding DUF1328 domain-containing protein: protein MTILKWALIFLLISIVAGVLGFTGISAASADVARFLFYVFVVIFLVLLVLGLTIFRA from the coding sequence ATGACTATCCTGAAATGGGCGCTGATCTTCCTGTTGATCTCGATCGTGGCCGGTGTGCTCGGCTTCACCGGCATCTCGGCCGCCTCCGCCGATGTCGCCCGCTTCCTGTTCTACGTCTTCGTCGTGATCTTCCTGGTGCTGCTCGTTCTCGGGCTCACGATATTCAGGGCGTAG
- a CDS encoding DUF427 domain-containing protein: MKLPGPDHPITITQNPRRVRVTAGDIVIAESTKALTLKEARYPAVQYLPREDANMALLERTARTTHCPYKGDASYYSIKADGKTLDNAIWTYETPFPAMTEISGHLAFYPDKVKIEEVG, encoded by the coding sequence ATGAAGCTTCCGGGCCCCGACCATCCCATCACCATCACCCAAAATCCCCGCCGCGTCCGCGTGACGGCGGGCGATATCGTGATTGCCGAGAGCACCAAGGCGCTGACGCTGAAAGAGGCCAGATATCCGGCGGTGCAATATCTGCCGCGGGAGGACGCGAATATGGCGCTGCTGGAGCGCACCGCTCGCACCACCCACTGCCCTTACAAGGGCGACGCCAGCTATTACAGCATCAAGGCCGACGGCAAGACGCTCGACAACGCCATCTGGACCTACGAGACGCCCTTCCCCGCGATGACGGAGATATCAGGTCATCTCGCCTTCTACCCGGACAAGGTGAAGATCGAGGAAGTGGGATAG
- a CDS encoding BolA family protein, producing the protein MPMDAHDIEAMIKAAIPDAEVTIRDLAGDGDHYAATVISESFRGKSRVQQHQIVYRSLQGQMGGVLHALALQTGVPSP; encoded by the coding sequence ATGCCCATGGACGCCCACGATATCGAGGCGATGATCAAGGCAGCGATCCCCGATGCCGAGGTGACCATCCGTGACCTCGCCGGCGATGGCGACCACTATGCTGCGACCGTGATCTCGGAATCCTTCCGCGGCAAATCCCGCGTCCAGCAGCACCAGATCGTCTATCGGTCCCTCCAGGGCCAGATGGGCGGCGTGCTGCATGCGCTGGCGCTGCAAACCGGCGTACCAAGTCCTTGA
- a CDS encoding low temperature requirement protein A, producing the protein MAADNPRGAMFRVIVPNQPSRVTNAELFFDLVFVFAVTQISHTLLHHFTPLGAVEVTLLFLAVWWVWVYTAWVTNWLNPELTPVRILIFLMMLGGLVLSTTIPAAFDGRGLWFAIAYAAMQVGRTAFWLFATPHHRTAVRHNAIRILVWLCGSAIFWILGGLAHGEERLWFWIVALAIEYVSPAVRFWVPKLGFSSVEAWAVEGGHMAERCAGFIIIALGEAVVVNGATFAELDWTADNILAFVAALVGSIAMWWVYFHKGAEAGSERISKSAESGRLARLAYTYLHMPIVAGIILTAVSDELVLKHPSGHSDVRTIVSTIGGPMVFLVGTILFKHSIRGFLQLSHGIGIILLLALWWFAADLSPLWLSVATSVIMIVVAVWESVSLGSKRQEAEER; encoded by the coding sequence ATGGCTGCGGACAATCCGCGCGGCGCGATGTTTCGCGTCATCGTGCCGAACCAGCCCAGCCGCGTCACCAATGCCGAGCTGTTCTTCGACCTCGTCTTCGTCTTCGCCGTCACCCAGATCTCGCACACGCTGCTGCACCACTTCACGCCGCTCGGGGCGGTCGAAGTCACGCTGCTGTTCCTGGCGGTGTGGTGGGTGTGGGTCTACACCGCCTGGGTCACCAACTGGCTCAATCCCGAGCTGACGCCGGTCCGCATCCTGATCTTCCTGATGATGCTGGGCGGCCTCGTGCTGTCGACCACGATCCCTGCTGCCTTCGACGGCCGCGGCCTGTGGTTTGCGATCGCCTATGCGGCCATGCAGGTCGGACGCACCGCGTTCTGGCTGTTCGCGACCCCGCACCATCGCACCGCCGTGAGGCACAACGCGATCCGCATCCTGGTCTGGCTCTGCGGCTCCGCGATCTTCTGGATCCTCGGCGGTCTCGCCCATGGCGAGGAGAGGCTGTGGTTCTGGATCGTCGCCCTCGCGATCGAATATGTCTCGCCCGCGGTGCGCTTCTGGGTGCCGAAGTTGGGTTTCTCGTCGGTCGAGGCCTGGGCCGTCGAGGGCGGCCACATGGCCGAGCGCTGCGCCGGCTTCATCATCATCGCGCTGGGCGAGGCCGTCGTCGTCAACGGCGCGACCTTTGCCGAACTGGACTGGACCGCGGACAACATCCTGGCCTTCGTCGCGGCCCTGGTCGGCAGTATCGCGATGTGGTGGGTCTATTTCCACAAGGGCGCCGAGGCCGGCTCCGAGCGGATCTCGAAATCGGCTGAATCCGGCCGTCTGGCGCGGCTCGCCTACACCTACCTGCACATGCCGATCGTCGCCGGCATCATCCTGACCGCGGTCTCGGACGAGCTGGTGCTGAAGCACCCCTCGGGACATTCCGACGTCCGCACCATCGTCAGCACGATCGGCGGTCCCATGGTGTTCCTGGTCGGCACCATCCTGTTCAAGCACTCGATCCGCGGCTTCCTCCAGCTTTCCCACGGCATCGGAATCATCCTGCTGCTGGCGCTGTGGTGGTTCGCCGCCGATCTCTCGCCACTCTGGCTGTCGGTTGCCACGAGCGTGATCATGATCGTCGTCGCGGTGTGGGAATCGGTGTCGCTGGGATCGAAGCGGCAGGAGGCCGAGGAGCGTTGA
- the egtD gene encoding L-histidine N(alpha)-methyltransferase has product MNVHASALAEAHLPDEQTTAFAREAIEDLSQQPKKLSPKYFYDATGSELFEAITRLPEYYPTRTELAILRERGSEIAKIIPENAALVEFGAGATTKVRLLLNQSKFAAYVPVDISGDFLQAQANGLKRDFPSLGIYPVAADFTTPFELPKAVASMPKVGFFPGSTIGNFEPHEAQAFLKSARQILGNGAQMIVGADLEKEERLLHAAYNDAAGVTARFNLNVLVRINRELGGNFDLSAFTHGAIYNHDRHRIEMHLISRKSQTVRLLGTSFSFRPGESIHTENSYKYSLERFAALAQGAGWRVRESWTDAAKMFSVHALEAAE; this is encoded by the coding sequence ATGAATGTGCACGCCAGCGCTTTGGCCGAAGCCCATCTCCCCGACGAGCAGACCACTGCCTTCGCCCGCGAGGCGATCGAGGACCTCTCGCAGCAGCCGAAAAAACTGTCGCCGAAATATTTCTATGACGCGACCGGATCGGAATTGTTCGAAGCGATCACGCGCCTTCCGGAATACTATCCGACGCGCACCGAGCTCGCGATCCTGAGGGAGCGCGGCAGCGAGATCGCAAAAATCATTCCCGAGAACGCCGCACTGGTCGAGTTCGGCGCCGGCGCGACCACGAAGGTCCGCCTGCTGCTGAACCAGTCCAAGTTCGCGGCCTATGTCCCGGTCGACATCTCCGGTGACTTCCTGCAAGCGCAGGCCAATGGCCTGAAACGCGATTTCCCGTCGCTCGGCATCTATCCGGTGGCCGCCGACTTCACCACGCCGTTCGAACTGCCGAAAGCGGTCGCATCGATGCCCAAGGTCGGCTTCTTCCCGGGCTCGACCATCGGCAATTTCGAGCCGCACGAGGCACAGGCCTTCCTCAAGAGTGCCCGCCAGATCCTGGGCAACGGCGCGCAGATGATCGTCGGCGCCGACCTCGAGAAAGAGGAGCGCCTGCTCCACGCCGCCTACAATGACGCGGCCGGCGTCACCGCGCGGTTCAACCTCAATGTGCTTGTGCGGATCAACCGCGAGCTCGGCGGCAATTTCGACCTCTCCGCCTTCACCCATGGCGCGATCTACAATCACGACCGTCACCGAATCGAGATGCACCTGATCAGCCGGAAGAGCCAGACCGTGCGCCTGCTCGGCACCAGCTTCTCGTTCCGGCCCGGCGAGAGTATCCACACCGAGAACAGCTACAAATACAGCCTCGAGCGCTTCGCCGCGCTGGCGCAAGGCGCCGGCTGGCGCGTGCGCGAGAGCTGGACGGACGCAGCCAAGATGTTCTCGGTGCACGCGCTGGAGGCGGCGGAGTAA
- the egtB gene encoding ergothioneine biosynthesis protein EgtB — translation MEPGHANNVLLSCLEKNVTKQASATASPPLSSQSAAPAGLAQGLESSFLAVRTETERRAAPLSPEDQQIQSMPDASPAKWHRAHTTWFWEQFLLGEHVPGYRPFHPDFAFLFNSYYVSAGPRHARNHRGDITRPSADEVGAYRNYVDAAVVKFFREAGEDKLREVAPLVEVGLNHEQQHQELMFTDILHAFAQSPVYPAYDADWRFPPATRSGDDWLTLNEGIHTVGHVDDTFHFDNEKPAHRALVSPVKVARNLVTNGEWLAFMRDGGYRRATLWLMDGFAAASKEDWQAPGHWREVDGGWQVMTLAGLEPVDPDAPVCHVSYYEADAFARWSGKHLPTEMEWEVAARTKQLNDAFGIVWQWTRSSYSPYPGYRAVEGALGEYNGKFMVNQLVLRGSSLATPEGHSRVTYRNFFYPHHRWQFTGLRLADYL, via the coding sequence TTGGAACCGGGGCACGCCAACAACGTTCTCTTGTCCTGTCTGGAGAAAAACGTGACGAAACAAGCCTCCGCTACGGCCAGTCCGCCGCTTTCGTCACAATCGGCCGCCCCAGCCGGTCTCGCGCAGGGGCTGGAGAGCAGTTTTCTCGCCGTCCGCACCGAGACCGAGCGCCGGGCCGCGCCGCTCTCTCCCGAGGACCAGCAGATTCAGTCCATGCCGGACGCGAGCCCGGCGAAATGGCACCGGGCCCATACCACCTGGTTCTGGGAACAGTTTCTGCTCGGCGAGCACGTCCCAGGCTACCGGCCTTTCCACCCCGACTTCGCCTTCCTGTTCAATTCCTATTACGTCAGCGCAGGCCCCCGCCATGCCCGCAATCATCGCGGTGACATCACCCGGCCCAGCGCCGACGAGGTCGGCGCCTATCGCAACTATGTCGATGCGGCGGTCGTCAAATTCTTTCGCGAGGCCGGCGAGGACAAGCTCCGTGAGGTGGCGCCACTCGTCGAGGTCGGGCTGAACCACGAGCAGCAGCATCAGGAATTGATGTTCACCGACATCCTGCACGCCTTCGCGCAGAGTCCGGTCTATCCCGCTTACGATGCGGACTGGCGCTTTCCACCCGCCACGCGCTCGGGCGATGACTGGCTGACGCTCAACGAAGGCATCCACACCGTCGGTCATGTCGACGACACCTTTCATTTCGACAACGAGAAGCCGGCACACCGCGCGCTCGTCAGCCCCGTGAAGGTCGCGCGCAATCTCGTCACCAATGGCGAATGGCTCGCCTTCATGCGCGACGGCGGCTACCGGCGTGCGACGCTGTGGCTGATGGACGGCTTCGCCGCGGCCAGCAAGGAAGACTGGCAGGCGCCGGGGCATTGGCGCGAGGTTGATGGCGGATGGCAGGTGATGACGCTGGCCGGCCTCGAGCCGGTCGATCCTGACGCGCCGGTCTGTCACGTCAGCTATTACGAGGCCGATGCATTCGCGCGCTGGTCCGGAAAGCATCTGCCGACCGAAATGGAATGGGAAGTCGCGGCCCGCACCAAGCAGCTCAACGACGCTTTCGGCATCGTCTGGCAGTGGACGCGGTCGTCGTATTCCCCCTACCCCGGCTACCGCGCCGTCGAAGGCGCGCTCGGCGAGTACAATGGCAAGTTCATGGTCAACCAGCTGGTGCTGCGCGGCTCCTCGCTGGCGACGCCTGAGGGTCACAGCCGCGTCACATATCGCAACTTCTTCTATCCGCACCACCGCTGGCAATTCACCGGGTTGCGGCTGGCTGACTACCTCTGA
- the grxD gene encoding Grx4 family monothiol glutaredoxin, which produces MSIAEFIDNEVKSNDVVLFMKGTPQFPQCGFSGQVVQILDHVGVGYKGLNVLESAELRNGIKEYSNWPTIPQLYVKGEFIGGCDIVREMFQAGELQQLFSEKGVVVAA; this is translated from the coding sequence ATGAGCATCGCGGAATTCATCGACAACGAAGTGAAGTCGAACGACGTGGTTCTGTTCATGAAGGGTACGCCGCAATTTCCGCAGTGCGGTTTCTCCGGCCAGGTCGTCCAGATCCTCGACCACGTCGGCGTCGGCTACAAGGGCCTCAACGTGCTCGAATCTGCCGAACTGCGCAACGGCATCAAGGAATATTCGAACTGGCCGACCATCCCCCAGCTCTACGTGAAGGGTGAGTTCATCGGCGGCTGCGACATCGTCCGGGAGATGTTCCAGGCCGGCGAATTGCAGCAGCTCTTCTCCGAGAAGGGCGTCGTCGTCGCGGCCTGA
- a CDS encoding O-acetyl-ADP-ribose deacetylase, with amino-acid sequence MAVLTRRIGGAELDVIIADITTLSVDAIVNAANSSLLGGGGVDGAIHDAAGPELLAECRTLGGCPTGDARITKGYRLPARHVIHAVGPVWHGGSRGEAEALGSCYRRALELSQANELTSLAFSAISTGVYRFPADQAARVAVHTTIEALPTAPSVNRVIFCCFSEASAALHTDVLARYGSPCA; translated from the coding sequence GTGGCGGTGCTGACGCGCCGGATCGGCGGCGCGGAGCTCGACGTCATCATTGCTGACATCACCACGCTGAGCGTTGATGCCATCGTCAACGCCGCCAATTCATCGCTTCTTGGTGGAGGCGGCGTCGATGGTGCGATCCACGACGCTGCCGGTCCCGAGCTGCTTGCCGAATGTCGGACGCTCGGTGGATGCCCGACCGGTGATGCCAGGATCACCAAGGGTTACCGTTTGCCCGCGCGCCATGTGATCCACGCTGTTGGCCCCGTCTGGCATGGCGGCAGCCGTGGTGAGGCCGAGGCGCTCGGTTCCTGCTATCGCCGCGCGCTCGAGCTCTCCCAGGCCAATGAGCTGACCTCGCTGGCATTCTCCGCGATCTCGACTGGCGTGTATCGCTTCCCGGCGGATCAGGCCGCCAGGGTTGCGGTCCATACGACCATCGAGGCCCTGCCGACGGCTCCCTCGGTCAACCGTGTCATATTTTGCTGTTTCTCTGAGGCGAGCGCCGCCCTTCACACCGACGTTTTGGCGCGATACGGCAGCCCTTGTGCCTGA